From the genome of Streptomyces sp. V1I1, one region includes:
- a CDS encoding serine hydrolase, translated as MECMHAAKGVRLRRSRSLALSGLAVLLTAATALTSGAAAPSPSPSPSPSPSAPQAPPPQPPPQLTKADVDGAIGKLDGVVENAMKRTGVPGAAVGVVYGDRVVYLKGFGERKIGQSAQVGPDTVFQLASLSKPLASTVVAGAVGQKVVSWDEPVAGHLPGFALKDPWVTSHVTIADLFSHRSGLPDHAGDLLEDLGYDRTYILSHLKYEPLEAFRASYAYTNFGVTAAAEAVARAKGVSWEKLSDDTLFEPAGMDSTSALFADYEKASDKAVTHVKTEDGSWQAKFVRDADAQSPAGGVSSTAGDMTRWLRLQLANGKLDGRQIIDAESLEHTHLPETLSQPPAAPAGRTGFYGLGWNVSFDDHGRLRLSHSGAFALGANTNVTMLPGEKLGIVVLTNGQPVGMADSVALEFFDIAQNGKPTADWLPLVAGIYEQQEQAAKSPTDYAGPPANPKAARADSAYTGTYESAYYGKLVVTAGQAGRDELTLQLGPKPMRFRLTHYNGDTFSFATTGENAVGLTGVTFTVGDRDTASKVRVEYLDQNGLGTFTRAEPAARS; from the coding sequence ATGGAATGTATGCATGCTGCGAAGGGCGTACGACTACGCAGAAGCCGTTCGCTCGCCCTATCGGGCCTGGCCGTGCTGCTGACCGCGGCGACAGCCCTTACATCCGGCGCCGCCGCGCCGAGCCCGTCACCCTCGCCCTCTCCCTCGCCGTCCGCTCCGCAGGCACCCCCACCCCAGCCCCCGCCCCAGCTCACCAAGGCCGATGTGGATGGCGCCATCGGCAAGCTCGACGGTGTGGTAGAGAACGCGATGAAGCGAACCGGCGTGCCCGGCGCGGCCGTCGGCGTCGTATACGGGGACCGGGTGGTCTACCTCAAGGGCTTCGGCGAGCGAAAGATCGGCCAGTCCGCGCAGGTTGGGCCCGACACCGTGTTCCAGCTGGCGTCGCTGTCGAAGCCGCTCGCATCCACCGTCGTCGCCGGGGCCGTCGGGCAAAAGGTCGTCAGCTGGGACGAACCGGTGGCCGGCCACCTCCCCGGCTTCGCCCTCAAGGACCCCTGGGTGACCAGCCATGTCACCATCGCGGATCTGTTCTCGCACCGCAGCGGGCTGCCCGACCACGCCGGCGATCTGCTGGAGGACCTCGGCTACGACCGTACGTACATCTTGAGCCATCTGAAGTACGAGCCGCTCGAGGCATTCCGCGCGAGCTACGCGTACACCAACTTCGGCGTCACCGCGGCCGCGGAGGCCGTCGCCCGCGCCAAGGGCGTCAGCTGGGAGAAACTCAGCGACGACACCCTGTTCGAGCCGGCCGGAATGGACTCCACCAGCGCCCTCTTCGCCGACTACGAGAAGGCGTCGGACAAGGCCGTCACCCACGTGAAGACCGAAGACGGCAGCTGGCAGGCGAAGTTCGTACGGGACGCGGACGCGCAGTCGCCGGCCGGCGGCGTCAGCTCCACCGCCGGCGACATGACCCGGTGGCTGCGGCTCCAGCTGGCGAACGGGAAGCTCGACGGCCGGCAGATCATCGACGCCGAAAGCCTGGAACATACCCACCTGCCCGAGACGCTCTCCCAGCCGCCGGCGGCCCCGGCCGGCCGCACCGGCTTCTACGGCCTGGGCTGGAACGTCAGTTTCGACGACCACGGCAGGCTCCGCCTCAGCCACTCCGGCGCCTTCGCGCTCGGCGCCAACACCAATGTGACGATGCTGCCCGGCGAGAAGCTCGGCATCGTCGTCCTCACCAACGGCCAACCGGTCGGCATGGCCGACTCCGTCGCCCTCGAATTCTTCGACATCGCCCAGAACGGCAAGCCCACCGCCGACTGGCTGCCGCTGGTCGCCGGGATCTACGAGCAGCAGGAGCAGGCCGCCAAGTCCCCCACCGACTACGCCGGTCCGCCCGCGAACCCCAAGGCGGCCCGCGCCGACAGCGCGTACACCGGTACGTACGAAAGCGCCTACTACGGAAAGCTTGTGGTCACGGCGGGCCAGGCGGGCCGGGACGAACTCACCCTCCAACTCGGGCCGAAACCCATGCGGTTCCGCCTCACCCACTACAACGGCGACACGTTCAGTTTTGCCACCACGGGGGAGAACGCGGTCGGTCTCACCGGCGTCACCTTCACCGTCGGCGACCGCGACACCGCGTCAAAGGTGCGCGTCGAATACCTCGATCAGAACGGCCTGGGCACCTTCACCCGCGCCGAGCCCGCTGCCCGATCATGA
- a CDS encoding nucleoside hydrolase → MAIPVILDCDPGHDDAFNIMLAAAHPAIELLAITTVAGNQTLEKTTLNARRVCTVAGVEGVPIGAGRDRPLHGAVSVAAGIHGESGLDGPGFGEPTVPLDPRDGVTLIRDTLLAHPVPVTLVPTGPLTNVAALLLGHPRLAERIERIVLMGGSTGRGNTTPAAEFNIVCDPEAADIVFASGLPVTMMGLNASHQVLATADVIARIDALGTPLSRLCTELLTFFAARYREVFGFAAPPLHDPLTVAHIIDPQLVSLVSASVAVELTGTHTRGATVVDLDGVTGRPANTHVGMDVNVPAFWDLIVDAVRTLGGRGRS, encoded by the coding sequence ATGGCCATCCCTGTGATCCTCGACTGCGACCCCGGGCACGACGACGCGTTCAACATCATGCTGGCCGCCGCACATCCGGCGATCGAGCTGCTCGCGATCACCACGGTCGCCGGCAACCAGACGCTGGAGAAGACCACGCTGAACGCCCGGCGGGTGTGCACCGTCGCCGGTGTCGAGGGGGTGCCGATCGGGGCCGGACGGGACCGGCCTCTGCACGGGGCGGTGTCGGTGGCCGCCGGCATCCATGGGGAGTCGGGCCTGGACGGACCCGGGTTCGGGGAACCCACCGTGCCGCTGGATCCGCGGGACGGGGTCACCCTGATCCGGGACACCCTGCTCGCGCATCCGGTGCCGGTGACGCTCGTGCCGACCGGACCGCTGACCAACGTGGCGGCGCTGCTGCTCGGCCATCCCCGGCTGGCCGAGCGCATCGAGCGCATTGTGCTGATGGGCGGTTCGACCGGCCGGGGCAACACCACGCCCGCCGCCGAGTTCAACATCGTCTGTGACCCGGAGGCCGCCGACATCGTGTTCGCCAGCGGTCTGCCGGTCACCATGATGGGGCTGAACGCCAGTCACCAGGTGCTGGCCACGGCTGATGTGATCGCGCGGATCGACGCGCTCGGCACCCCTCTCAGCCGGCTCTGCACCGAGCTGCTGACCTTCTTCGCCGCCAGATACCGGGAGGTCTTCGGCTTCGCGGCGCCGCCGCTGCACGACCCGCTGACCGTGGCGCACATCATCGATCCGCAGCTGGTCAGCCTGGTCTCCGCGTCGGTCGCCGTCGAACTGACCGGCACCCACACACGCGGTGCCACCGTGGTCGACCTGGACGGCGTCACCGGCCGCCCCGCGAACACGCATGTGGGGATGGACGTGAACGTCCCCGCCTTCTGGGACCTGATCGTCGACGCGGTACGCACCTTGGGCGGCCGCGGTCGTTCATGA
- a CDS encoding LysR substrate-binding domain-containing protein yields the protein MSSRRNETAAFDAAFAVCRTAGFEPDIAHEADNLHTLLGLVACGLGVGLGPAEMHRFRHVGVTLLPLAPATPGLHFHLAHRADDAGAVLRNFRRTVIHAHR from the coding sequence CTGTCCTCACGCCGGAACGAGACGGCGGCCTTCGACGCCGCCTTCGCCGTGTGCCGCACCGCGGGCTTCGAGCCGGACATCGCCCACGAGGCCGACAACCTTCACACTCTGCTCGGGCTCGTCGCCTGCGGCCTTGGCGTCGGCCTGGGGCCGGCGGAGATGCACAGGTTCCGGCATGTGGGCGTCACTCTGCTTCCGCTGGCACCGGCCACGCCGGGTCTCCACTTCCACCTGGCCCACCGTGCCGATGACGCCGGGGCGGTGCTCCGTAACTTCCGCCGCACAGTGATCCACGCCCATCGATGA
- a CDS encoding alcohol dehydrogenase catalytic domain-containing protein has protein sequence MKALVATDYVPLDRITVTDHPTPTPEPGQVLIKVEAAALNPLDLALITGAMKDIYPVDHPLVIGMDAAGTVAEVGEGVSGYAPGDPVLAFAGFVGAVAQYTVASPGPLLARRPPGLESLHAACIPESGLTAVCLLRAVRLAAGESVLVIGARRRGGGDPAPGARRRRCRRRPGQLGRRAHGHGACGPAGRSAGVPALRAR, from the coding sequence GTGAAAGCCCTCGTCGCCACCGACTACGTGCCGCTGGACCGGATCACGGTCACCGACCACCCCACACCCACCCCGGAACCGGGCCAGGTGCTGATCAAGGTCGAGGCCGCAGCGCTCAACCCGCTCGACCTGGCGCTGATCACCGGCGCCATGAAGGACATCTACCCGGTCGACCACCCGCTGGTGATCGGCATGGACGCGGCAGGCACCGTGGCCGAGGTGGGGGAGGGCGTTTCCGGCTACGCGCCGGGTGATCCTGTGCTCGCCTTCGCCGGATTCGTGGGTGCCGTTGCCCAGTACACGGTGGCGTCGCCCGGCCCTCTGCTGGCCCGGCGGCCTCCGGGCCTGGAAAGCCTGCACGCAGCGTGCATTCCCGAATCGGGCCTGACCGCGGTCTGCCTGCTGCGCGCCGTCCGGCTCGCGGCGGGCGAGAGCGTGCTCGTGATCGGGGCCCGCCGACGTGGTGGAGGAGACCCTGCGCCTGGTGCCCGACGGCGTCGATGTCGTCGTCGACCTGGTCAACTCGGGCGACGGGCTCATGGGCACGGCGCGTGTGGCCCGGCCGGGCGGTCGGCTGGTGTCCCCGCTCTACGGGCCCGATGA
- a CDS encoding zinc-binding dehydrogenase, whose translation MPDGVDVVVDLVNSGDGLMGTARVARPGGRLVSPLYGPDDLGGDVSAVYIGSFQAEPGDLEDLAARAADGRLRVEIGARYSLDDAVQVVVDFAGKHIRGKVVIGIP comes from the coding sequence GTGCCCGACGGCGTCGATGTCGTCGTCGACCTGGTCAACTCGGGCGACGGGCTCATGGGCACGGCGCGTGTGGCCCGGCCGGGCGGTCGGCTGGTGTCCCCGCTCTACGGGCCCGATGACCTGGGCGGCGACGTCTCCGCGGTCTACATCGGCTCGTTCCAGGCCGAGCCCGGTGATCTGGAAGACCTGGCGGCCCGGGCGGCGGACGGGCGCCTGCGGGTCGAGATCGGCGCACGCTACTCCTTGGACGACGCCGTACAGGTTGTCGTCGACTTCGCCGGGAAGCACATCCGGGGCAAGGTCGTCATCGGGATCCCATAG
- a CDS encoding aldo/keto reductase: MKRRTLGGTGISVSEYALGAMMFGAWGNGDHDESVRMIHRALDAGINFVDTADIYSQGESEEIVGKALKGRREGVVLATKGSSPMGEDPNERGNSRRWLTRAVENSLRRLGTDHIDLYQVHRPDHATDIDETLSALSDLVRAGKVRAIGHSTFPAEQIVEAQWAAERRGHIRFRTEQPPYSILARGVEAAVLPAAQRYGMGVLTWGPLSAGWLSGKYGKRSDVDLTAGSGRAALEQHKFDPSVPGNARKLEAVGELRNLADEAGLKLAHLAIAFVRTHPAVTSVIIGPRTPAHLEDLLEGVGVELSEDVLDRIDEIVPPGTDVNRGDSYYTPPALADTSLRRR; the protein is encoded by the coding sequence ATGAAGCGCAGGACCCTCGGTGGCACCGGCATCTCGGTCAGCGAATACGCGCTCGGCGCGATGATGTTCGGCGCCTGGGGCAACGGCGACCACGACGAGTCGGTCCGTATGATCCACCGGGCCCTGGACGCGGGCATCAACTTCGTGGACACCGCCGACATCTACAGCCAGGGCGAATCGGAGGAGATCGTCGGCAAGGCGCTCAAGGGCCGCCGGGAGGGCGTCGTGCTCGCCACGAAGGGCAGCAGCCCGATGGGCGAGGATCCCAACGAAAGGGGAAACTCACGGCGCTGGCTCACCCGCGCCGTCGAGAACAGCCTGCGGCGCCTGGGCACCGACCACATCGACCTCTACCAGGTCCACCGCCCCGACCATGCCACCGACATCGACGAGACCCTGTCCGCCCTCTCCGACCTCGTACGCGCGGGCAAGGTGCGCGCCATCGGCCACTCCACTTTCCCGGCGGAACAGATCGTCGAGGCCCAGTGGGCGGCCGAGCGGCGCGGCCACATCCGCTTCAGGACCGAGCAGCCGCCGTACTCGATCCTGGCCCGGGGCGTCGAGGCCGCGGTGCTGCCGGCCGCCCAGCGCTACGGCATGGGCGTGCTGACCTGGGGCCCGCTCAGCGCGGGCTGGCTCTCCGGCAAGTACGGGAAGCGGTCGGACGTCGACCTGACGGCGGGCAGCGGGCGAGCCGCGCTCGAGCAGCACAAGTTCGACCCGTCGGTGCCGGGCAACGCCCGCAAGCTGGAGGCCGTCGGCGAGCTGAGGAATCTCGCCGACGAGGCGGGCCTGAAGCTTGCGCACCTGGCGATCGCGTTCGTACGGACCCATCCGGCCGTCACTTCGGTGATCATCGGCCCGCGGACGCCCGCCCACCTCGAGGACCTGCTGGAAGGCGTGGGCGTCGAGCTGAGCGAGGACGTGCTGGACCGGATCGACGAGATCGTGCCTCCGGGCACGGACGTGAACCGGGGTGACTCCTACTACACACCGCCTGCGCTTGCCGACACGTCCCTGCGCCGCCGCTGA
- a CDS encoding (2Fe-2S)-binding protein, which yields MTRISLKVDGTAYEDEVEPRLLLVHYLRDRLGLTGTPVGCDTSNCGTCTVDLDGESVKSCTVLAVQADGGEVTTIQGLASDSDWHPLQTAFHQQHALQCGYCTPGMIMAARDLLKENPDPTPDEIRHGLEGNLCRCTGYENIVRAVLAAAAEERRRRAPSPGAVTTTAPDPLKAPATAGQEAPT from the coding sequence ATGACCCGCATCTCGCTCAAGGTGGACGGCACGGCGTACGAGGACGAGGTGGAACCCCGCCTGCTGCTCGTCCACTATCTGCGCGACCGGCTGGGCCTCACCGGCACCCCTGTGGGATGCGACACGTCCAACTGCGGGACCTGCACCGTCGATCTGGACGGTGAGAGCGTCAAGAGCTGCACGGTGCTGGCCGTCCAGGCCGACGGGGGCGAGGTGACGACCATCCAGGGCCTGGCCTCCGACAGCGATTGGCATCCGTTGCAGACGGCGTTCCATCAGCAGCACGCCCTTCAGTGCGGCTACTGCACGCCAGGCATGATCATGGCCGCCCGGGACCTGCTCAAGGAGAACCCCGACCCCACGCCCGACGAGATCCGCCACGGCCTCGAAGGCAACCTCTGCCGGTGCACCGGCTACGAGAACATCGTGCGCGCCGTCCTCGCGGCCGCCGCCGAGGAGCGGCGCCGTCGCGCCCCCTCGCCCGGAGCCGTCACGACGACCGCGCCGGACCCGCTCAAGGCTCCGGCGACAGCCGGGCAGGAGGCGCCGACATGA
- a CDS encoding xanthine dehydrogenase family protein molybdopterin-binding subunit, with the protein MTEQLAEREVGRSRTRKEDARLVTGRTTWTDNIALPGLLHMAILRSPMAHATIGHVDVTPALERPGVIAAFSGRDLAGEMGSMPCVWPVTEDIIMPDHPAVAVDEVRYVGDPVAVVIARDRYAAADALEAVDVDYTPLPPVLDLEDALADGAPLVHGDKGTNRCYTWPLAAGDYEAEKARADVVVHRRYTQQRLIPNAMEPRAVVATPPTASNEYTLYSSTQVPHVARVTLSMVTKIPEHQLRVIAPDVGGGFGSKLQVYGEEALALVLARRLGRPVKWTESRSEGYQATHHGRGQLQDIELAATRDGKLLGLRVDLLADMGAYLMLITPGIPILGAFMYPGIYKMNAYTFNCTGVFTTKTPTDAYRGAGRPEATFAIERTMDELAAELGLDPMELRQRNWIGHDEFPYTSISGLTYDSGNYEAATDRALALFGYHDLRAEQRVRNERNDPVRLGIGISTYTEMCGIAPSRILRDLRYVAGGWEAATIRMLPTGKVEVVTGTSPHGQGHATCWSQIAADELGVPFDDVEVVHGDTKAVPQGMDTYGSRSLVVGGVAVHQAAQKVVAKARKVAAHLLEANEADLEFSGGTFSVKGSPEATKTIQEVAFETFSSHDLPDGMEPTINAEHLVDPDNFSYPHGTHLCAVEVDTETGRARIRSYVCVDDVGKVINPLIVQGQIHGGLAQGIAQALFEEAVYDTEGNLVSGTMADYLVPSAPDLPSFVTDRTETPATSNPLGVKGVGEAGTIASTPAVVNAVVDALRPLGVSDVAMPCTPERIWQAVKKARAEEATA; encoded by the coding sequence ATGACCGAGCAGCTCGCCGAACGCGAGGTCGGCCGTTCCCGTACGCGTAAGGAAGACGCCCGGCTCGTCACCGGCCGGACCACCTGGACGGACAACATCGCCCTCCCGGGTCTGCTGCACATGGCGATCCTTCGCAGCCCCATGGCACACGCCACAATCGGCCACGTCGACGTGACGCCCGCGCTGGAGCGGCCAGGGGTGATCGCCGCCTTCAGCGGCCGCGACCTGGCCGGCGAAATGGGCTCCATGCCCTGCGTATGGCCGGTGACCGAGGACATCATCATGCCCGACCATCCGGCGGTGGCGGTCGACGAGGTCCGGTACGTCGGCGACCCGGTGGCCGTCGTGATCGCCCGCGACCGATATGCCGCGGCCGACGCGCTGGAGGCCGTGGACGTCGACTACACGCCGCTGCCGCCCGTGCTCGACCTGGAGGACGCGCTGGCCGACGGTGCCCCGCTGGTGCACGGCGACAAGGGCACCAACCGCTGCTACACGTGGCCGCTCGCCGCGGGTGACTACGAAGCGGAGAAGGCCCGGGCCGACGTCGTGGTTCACCGCCGCTACACCCAGCAGCGCCTCATCCCGAACGCGATGGAGCCGAGGGCCGTGGTCGCCACGCCGCCCACAGCGTCCAACGAATACACCCTGTACTCATCGACGCAGGTCCCGCACGTCGCACGGGTGACGCTGTCGATGGTGACCAAAATCCCTGAGCACCAGCTGCGGGTAATAGCCCCGGACGTCGGCGGTGGCTTCGGCTCCAAGCTCCAGGTGTACGGCGAGGAAGCCCTCGCCCTCGTTCTGGCCAGGCGGCTCGGCCGGCCGGTCAAGTGGACCGAGTCCCGGTCGGAGGGCTATCAGGCCACTCACCATGGCCGCGGCCAGCTGCAGGACATCGAGCTCGCGGCGACCCGGGACGGCAAGCTGCTCGGCCTGCGCGTCGACCTGCTCGCCGACATGGGCGCCTACCTGATGCTGATCACACCCGGCATCCCGATCCTGGGCGCGTTCATGTACCCGGGGATCTACAAGATGAACGCGTACACGTTCAACTGCACCGGCGTCTTCACCACCAAGACCCCCACCGACGCCTACCGGGGCGCGGGCCGTCCGGAGGCGACGTTCGCGATCGAGCGGACCATGGACGAGCTGGCCGCGGAGCTCGGCCTCGACCCGATGGAGCTGCGCCAGCGCAACTGGATCGGCCACGACGAGTTCCCGTACACCTCGATCTCCGGTCTCACCTACGACAGCGGCAACTACGAAGCCGCCACCGACCGGGCGCTCGCCCTCTTCGGCTACCACGATCTGCGGGCCGAGCAGCGCGTGCGGAACGAGCGGAACGACCCGGTGCGGCTCGGCATCGGCATCTCCACCTACACCGAGATGTGCGGCATAGCGCCGAGCCGGATTCTGCGCGACCTACGCTATGTCGCCGGTGGCTGGGAGGCGGCCACTATCCGCATGCTGCCAACCGGCAAGGTCGAAGTAGTCACCGGCACCAGCCCGCACGGGCAGGGGCACGCCACCTGCTGGAGCCAGATCGCGGCCGACGAGCTCGGCGTGCCTTTCGACGATGTCGAGGTGGTGCACGGCGACACCAAGGCGGTTCCGCAGGGCATGGACACATACGGCTCCCGTTCGCTCGTGGTCGGCGGGGTCGCCGTCCACCAGGCCGCGCAGAAGGTGGTCGCCAAGGCCCGCAAGGTCGCCGCGCACCTGCTGGAGGCGAACGAGGCCGACCTGGAATTCTCCGGCGGCACCTTCTCGGTGAAGGGTTCGCCCGAGGCGACGAAGACCATCCAGGAAGTGGCCTTCGAGACGTTCTCGTCGCACGACCTGCCCGACGGCATGGAACCGACGATCAACGCCGAGCACCTGGTCGACCCGGACAACTTCTCGTATCCGCACGGCACTCACCTGTGCGCCGTCGAGGTCGACACCGAGACAGGCCGGGCCCGCATCCGCAGTTACGTCTGCGTCGACGACGTCGGCAAGGTGATCAACCCGTTGATCGTCCAGGGCCAGATCCACGGCGGCCTGGCCCAGGGCATCGCCCAGGCGCTCTTCGAGGAGGCGGTGTACGACACCGAGGGCAACCTGGTCTCCGGCACCATGGCGGACTACCTGGTGCCCTCCGCACCCGACCTGCCCAGCTTTGTCACCGACCGCACCGAGACCCCGGCGACGTCCAACCCCCTGGGTGTCAAAGGCGTCGGCGAGGCCGGGACCATCGCGTCAACCCCGGCCGTGGTCAACGCGGTCGTGGACGCACTGCGGCCGCTCGGCGTGAGCGACGTGGCCATGCCGTGCACGCCGGAGCGGATCTGGCAGGCCGTCAAAAAGGCCAGGGCCGAGGAGGCGACGGCATGA
- a CDS encoding xanthine dehydrogenase family protein subunit M, translating to MIPAAFDYARPQTVDEAVLALADGGDEAKVLAGGQSLIPILRLRLAFPELLVDVGRIPELRGVREDAAAGSLVIGAMTTHHDVIHDPLVRRHAGLLAAAAETVADPAVRHRGTLGGSLSHADPAGDLPAVLLALDGELVAAGPQGRRTIPAAEFFTDYLQTALRPDELLVEVRVPKTENWGFHYEKFNLSAQAWAVVGVAALVRRDDGHLAESRIGLTNMGTTPLRASATEEALAGADADPAAVARAAEAAAEGTRPASDLSASREYREHLARVLTRRAVLAAAGME from the coding sequence ATGATTCCCGCTGCATTCGACTACGCGCGGCCGCAGACGGTCGACGAGGCGGTACTTGCGCTGGCGGACGGCGGCGACGAGGCGAAGGTCCTGGCCGGCGGTCAGAGCCTGATCCCCATCCTGCGTCTGCGGCTCGCCTTCCCCGAACTGCTGGTCGACGTCGGCCGGATCCCCGAACTGCGCGGGGTGCGCGAGGACGCCGCCGCCGGTTCGCTCGTGATCGGGGCCATGACCACACATCACGACGTCATCCACGACCCGCTGGTGCGCCGCCACGCAGGGCTGCTGGCCGCGGCGGCCGAGACGGTCGCCGACCCCGCCGTACGGCACCGCGGCACGCTCGGCGGCTCCCTCTCGCACGCCGACCCGGCAGGTGATCTGCCGGCGGTGCTGCTCGCCCTCGACGGCGAGCTGGTGGCCGCCGGGCCGCAGGGCCGGCGCACCATCCCGGCTGCCGAGTTCTTCACCGACTACCTCCAGACCGCGCTGCGGCCGGACGAACTGCTGGTCGAGGTCCGCGTACCGAAGACGGAGAACTGGGGATTCCACTACGAGAAGTTCAACCTGTCCGCCCAGGCCTGGGCGGTCGTCGGCGTGGCGGCGCTGGTGCGGCGCGACGACGGCCACCTCGCCGAGTCCCGTATCGGCCTGACCAACATGGGCACGACCCCCCTGCGGGCGAGTGCCACCGAAGAGGCGCTCGCCGGGGCCGACGCCGACCCGGCGGCGGTGGCACGGGCCGCCGAAGCGGCAGCGGAAGGCACCCGTCCGGCGTCCGACCTGTCGGCGTCGCGCGAGTACCGCGAACACCTCGCTCGGGTGCTCACCCGGCGAGCGGTACTGGCCGCGGCCGGGATGGAGTGA
- a CDS encoding AAA family ATPase has protein sequence MTGVTDGPDELRARLEKTGYLVDDGLAIACFLALKLHRPIFCEGDAGVGKTALASALAQVLDAPLIRLQCYEGIDASQALYDWDFPRQLLHLRAAEAAGITDADRLESELYSRRFLIARPLLQALETQPSVLLVDEVDRADDEFEAFLLELLSEYTVTVPELGTLRAQSPPVVVLTSNRTREVHDALKRRCLYHWFDHPGFERELAIVRRRQPQVTERLAAQVTAVVQTLRTQDLLKPPGVAETIDWAEALDALGATELDAELAVATLGSVLKYREDAERARSLDLTAVLAARGA, from the coding sequence GTGACAGGTGTGACGGACGGGCCGGACGAGTTGCGAGCAAGACTGGAGAAGACCGGCTATCTCGTCGACGACGGTCTCGCCATCGCCTGCTTCCTGGCCCTGAAACTGCACCGGCCGATCTTCTGCGAGGGTGATGCGGGCGTGGGCAAGACGGCGCTCGCCTCCGCTCTCGCGCAGGTTCTCGACGCACCCCTGATCCGCCTCCAGTGCTACGAGGGCATCGACGCCTCCCAGGCCCTGTACGACTGGGACTTCCCGCGCCAGCTGCTGCATCTGCGGGCCGCCGAAGCGGCCGGGATCACCGACGCGGACCGGCTGGAGAGCGAGCTGTACAGCAGACGGTTCCTCATCGCGCGGCCGCTGCTGCAGGCGCTGGAGACCCAGCCGTCGGTGCTGCTCGTCGACGAAGTCGACCGCGCCGACGACGAGTTCGAGGCCTTTCTGCTCGAGCTGCTCTCCGAGTACACCGTCACCGTCCCCGAGCTGGGCACCCTGCGGGCCCAGTCGCCGCCCGTCGTCGTACTCACCTCCAACCGCACCCGCGAGGTCCACGACGCACTGAAGCGGCGCTGCCTGTACCACTGGTTCGACCACCCGGGCTTCGAACGCGAACTCGCGATCGTCCGCAGGCGCCAGCCCCAGGTGACCGAACGGCTCGCCGCACAGGTGACCGCCGTCGTGCAGACACTGCGCACGCAGGACCTGCTCAAGCCGCCCGGTGTGGCCGAGACCATCGACTGGGCCGAGGCCCTCGACGCGCTCGGCGCGACAGAACTCGACGCGGAGCTGGCCGTCGCGACGCTCGGCTCGGTGCTCAAATACCGCGAGGACGCGGAACGGGCCCGGTCTCTCGACCTGACCGCGGTCCTCGCCGCCCGGGGAGCGTGA